TGCCCAGCGCCTGGCCGGCGACCGTTCGCTGGTCGGGGTAATGCTCGAAGGGCACCTGTTCGATGGCTGCCAGGCCCTGGGCAAGGGCGCGCTGAAGTACGGCGTGTCGATCACCGACGGCTGCCTGGGCTGGGAGGCGACCGAGGCCTTGCTGCGCGAGGCCGCCGCTCGCCTGTAGGCCTCTATGGCAAGCCTTGCGAGACACGGCACGAACAAGTGCGCTAGGCTTGCCTTTTCGATCCCAAGGAGCAGTACCCATGGCCCGTGCCACCGCCCGCCACATCCTGGTTGCCACCGAAGACAAGTGCAACGAACTCAAAGCACAGATCGAAGGCGGCGCCGACTTCGCCGAAGTCGCCAAGGCCCACTCTACCTGCCCGTCCAGCCGTCAGGGCGGCGACCTGGGTTCGTTCGGCCCGGGCCAGATGGTTCGCGAGTTCGACACCGTGGTCTTCAGCGCGCCGCTGAATGTCGTCCAGGGTCCGGTGAAGACCCAGTTCGGCTACCACC
This window of the Pseudomonas mosselii genome carries:
- a CDS encoding peptidylprolyl isomerase, which produces MARATARHILVATEDKCNELKAQIEGGADFAEVAKAHSTCPSSRQGGDLGSFGPGQMVREFDTVVFSAPLNVVQGPVKTQFGYHLLEVTSRQD